In Bradyrhizobium sp. CCBAU 051011, the following are encoded in one genomic region:
- a CDS encoding ammonium transporter, with the protein MGAPSYRAARHAALVTLAASFTLTTPAFAETSTINAADTAWMIVATALVLMMTIPGLALFYSGMVRKKNVLATMAQSLAAVALISILWVAFGYSLAFVGDGAWIGTLDRWFLIGMTMESVNPAAKTIPEALFMLYQMTFAIITVALVSGAVADRMRFSAYLLFSAGWFTFVYVPLAHWVWGGGFLATKGVLDFAGGLVVHLSAGVGGLVAATVMGRRQGYGSENLAPFDLSLAVIGTGLLWVGWFGFNGGSALAANSRAVMAITATHLAACAGALVWAAIEWATRRKPSVLGMISGAIAGLGTITPASGFVAPWHGVVIGVVAGTLCFWACTWLKQRLKYDDSLDVFGVHGIGGLTGTLLAGVFSVSAIGGTAGLMEGNPQQVLTQLYGIVATLVWSGGITFLLLKLVGVFAPLRVSLQQELEGLDISQHGEALQ; encoded by the coding sequence ATGGGGGCACCATCGTATCGTGCAGCACGCCATGCTGCGCTCGTCACGCTTGCAGCGAGCTTCACGCTCACCACGCCAGCCTTCGCCGAGACCTCCACCATCAATGCCGCCGACACGGCGTGGATGATCGTTGCCACCGCGCTTGTCCTGATGATGACGATACCGGGTCTGGCGCTGTTCTATTCCGGCATGGTGCGCAAGAAGAACGTGCTGGCGACCATGGCGCAGAGCCTCGCTGCGGTTGCGCTCATCTCTATACTGTGGGTGGCGTTCGGCTATTCGCTGGCCTTTGTCGGCGACGGCGCCTGGATCGGCACGCTCGATCGCTGGTTCCTGATCGGAATGACGATGGAGAGCGTCAATCCGGCGGCCAAGACGATTCCGGAAGCGCTTTTCATGCTGTACCAGATGACATTTGCGATCATCACCGTGGCTCTGGTGTCGGGCGCGGTAGCGGACCGGATGCGATTTTCGGCCTATCTCCTGTTCTCCGCCGGCTGGTTCACGTTCGTCTATGTACCGCTCGCGCACTGGGTGTGGGGCGGCGGTTTCCTGGCCACCAAGGGCGTGCTGGATTTCGCTGGCGGCCTCGTCGTGCATCTTTCCGCCGGGGTCGGCGGACTGGTTGCCGCAACCGTGATGGGCCGGCGTCAGGGCTATGGCAGCGAGAACCTCGCGCCGTTCGACCTCTCGCTCGCCGTGATCGGCACCGGATTATTGTGGGTCGGCTGGTTTGGCTTCAATGGCGGATCGGCGCTGGCCGCGAACTCGCGCGCGGTCATGGCGATCACCGCGACGCATCTGGCGGCTTGCGCCGGTGCGCTGGTCTGGGCCGCGATCGAATGGGCGACGCGGCGAAAGCCGTCGGTGCTCGGCATGATATCGGGCGCCATCGCAGGTCTTGGCACCATCACCCCGGCCTCCGGTTTCGTTGCGCCGTGGCATGGCGTCGTGATCGGCGTCGTCGCGGGAACACTCTGCTTCTGGGCCTGCACCTGGCTCAAGCAGCGCCTCAAGTATGACGACTCGCTCGACGTTTTCGGCGTCCACGGCATTGGCGGATTGACCGGCACGCTGCTCGCCGGCGTCTTTTCGGTAAGCGCGATCGGCGGCACCGCGGGGCTGATGGAGGGCAATCCGCAACAGGTCCTGACCCAGCTCTATGGGATCGTCGCCACCCTGGTGTGGTCCGGCGGCATCACCTTCCTGCTGCTAAAACTGGTGGGTGTGTTCGCGCCGCTACGCGTATCGCTGCAGCAGGAGCTGGAAGGCCTCGACATCTCGCAGCACGGCGAAGCGCTGCAATAG
- a CDS encoding IS110 family transposase yields MAQNAHVVVGIDVAKDKVDACIRALGLRQTLPSTTQGHRKLVAWLRKHQANKAVMEASGGYERAWAKVLRDAGIEVRIVDPKRVRSFALSAGRLAKNDTIDAEMIAWFAETFSDAPGQKHDAAQEELQALVKARLSLIDFRMRLVSQSEHAAPGLVQKAHARILKNLACEIAKLEAAICAKIKSMPDFAERAEIIESVPGFAETSSANLLAGMPELGQVSNKIAAALIGVAPYDDDSGKRRGERHIKGGRRWVRNAIYMPCVGAATLNNPVLKAYYQRLIAKGKEPKIAIIAGMRKLIIILNTMIARRQKWDPSRYALS; encoded by the coding sequence ATGGCACAAAATGCTCATGTTGTCGTGGGTATCGATGTCGCCAAGGACAAGGTGGATGCGTGCATTCGTGCGTTGGGATTACGGCAAACCCTCCCGAGCACGACCCAGGGGCACCGTAAGCTGGTCGCCTGGCTTCGCAAGCACCAGGCGAACAAGGCGGTGATGGAGGCGAGTGGCGGCTATGAGCGTGCCTGGGCCAAGGTGCTGCGCGACGCCGGCATCGAAGTTCGGATCGTCGACCCCAAACGGGTCCGCAGCTTCGCGCTATCAGCCGGACGGCTGGCCAAGAACGATACGATCGATGCCGAGATGATTGCCTGGTTCGCCGAGACATTCAGCGATGCGCCGGGCCAGAAACACGATGCGGCACAAGAGGAGCTGCAGGCACTCGTAAAGGCGCGCTTAAGCCTGATTGATTTTAGGATGCGCTTGGTCAGCCAAAGCGAGCATGCCGCGCCGGGATTGGTGCAGAAGGCGCATGCCCGCATCTTGAAGAACCTGGCCTGCGAGATTGCCAAGCTCGAGGCCGCCATCTGCGCCAAAATCAAGTCCATGCCGGATTTTGCGGAACGCGCCGAGATCATCGAGAGTGTGCCGGGGTTCGCCGAGACGAGTTCGGCAAACCTCCTTGCAGGAATGCCGGAGCTTGGTCAGGTGAGCAACAAGATCGCCGCGGCCTTGATCGGGGTCGCCCCCTATGACGACGACAGCGGAAAGCGCCGCGGCGAGCGCCACATCAAGGGAGGCCGCCGCTGGGTCCGTAACGCCATCTACATGCCCTGTGTTGGCGCAGCCACGCTGAACAATCCCGTGCTGAAGGCCTACTATCAGCGCCTGATTGCCAAAGGAAAAGAGCCGAAGATTGCCATCATCGCCGGCATGCGCAAGCTGATCATCATCCTCAACACCATGATCGCACGACGGCAGAAATGGGATCCCAGCCGTTACGCGTTGAGCTGA
- a CDS encoding P-II family nitrogen regulator, which yields MKLVVAIIKPFKLDEVRQALTAIGVHGMTVTEVKGYGRQKGHTEIYRGAEYVVNFLPKLRIEIAVASDVADKAVEVITANARTGQIGDGKIFVTPIDHALRIRTGETDSDAL from the coding sequence ATGAAACTTGTCGTCGCGATCATCAAACCTTTCAAGCTTGACGAGGTGCGCCAGGCGCTGACGGCGATCGGCGTCCACGGCATGACGGTGACCGAGGTCAAGGGTTACGGCCGCCAGAAGGGGCACACCGAAATCTATCGCGGCGCCGAATATGTCGTGAACTTCCTGCCCAAACTTCGAATCGAAATCGCGGTCGCCTCCGACGTTGCCGACAAGGCGGTCGAGGTCATTACCGCCAACGCGCGCACCGGGCAGATCGGCGACGGCAAGATCTTCGTCACGCCGATCGACCACGCGCTCCGAATCCGCACCGGCGAGACCGATAGCGACGCGCTCTGA
- a CDS encoding DNA translocase FtsK encodes MSMPAIERVIPLVGHLPVSIREALARRLRELAGLCLIALSGVAAAALMTWSVQDPSLSHATSRPIRNVLGYPGAIGADLLMQILGLGAIMLILPVAVWGWRMLTHRTFDREALRLGCWILCTVIAAGFASCWPHGGAWALPTGLGGVVGDALVRAPAVVFGPAGFTYRLVLGIILFAAMCAAFLFASGWGSRPRDEELTPIEDDDTPFEEEGDRGSVPLGWVYHALMSLKARLGWLMTAAYRSLVSSSPPPRRASFERREPSLSGRAAPTLAPREEEFEDEEEEEDEEEEAPAARTPRKKPAPRASARKSDKFELPSVSMLTAPKASDRQPLSKAELEANSRALEGVLGDFGVRGEIVKANPGPVVTLYELEPAPGIKSSRVIGLADDIARSMSALSARVAVVAGRNAIGIELPNVHREKVYLRELLTTKDSNESTVKLPLCLGKNIGGESIIIDLARTPHMLIAGTTGSGKSVAINTMILSLVYRLRPDQCRLIMVDPKMLELSVYDGIPHLLTPVVTDPKKAVVALKWAVREMEERYKKMAKLGVRNIDGYNQRLVEAKGKGEELTRTVHTGFDKETGKAIYEEEKLELEPLPYIVIIVDEMADLMMVAGKDIEGAVQRLAQMARAAGLHVILATQRPSVDVITGTIKANFPTRIAFQVTSKIDSRTILGEMGAEQLLGQGDMLYMAGGGRISRVHGPFASDEEVEKVVRHLKTQGSPEYLEAVTAEEPSEEDGAVFDSTGMGADGGGDLFAQAVAIVKRDRKASTSYIQRRLQIGYNRAASLMERMEQEGIVGQANHAGKREILVEEEEGGF; translated from the coding sequence ATGAGCATGCCAGCGATCGAACGTGTTATTCCCCTGGTCGGCCATCTGCCGGTTTCGATCCGCGAGGCGCTGGCGCGGCGCCTGCGCGAGCTCGCCGGTCTTTGCCTGATCGCGCTTTCCGGCGTGGCTGCGGCGGCGTTGATGACGTGGTCGGTGCAGGACCCGAGCCTGAGCCATGCGACGTCGCGGCCGATCCGCAATGTCCTCGGCTATCCCGGCGCGATCGGCGCCGATCTGCTGATGCAGATTCTCGGTCTCGGCGCGATCATGCTGATCCTGCCCGTCGCCGTGTGGGGCTGGCGCATGCTGACCCATCGTACCTTCGACCGCGAAGCGCTGCGCCTTGGATGCTGGATTCTCTGCACGGTGATCGCGGCCGGCTTTGCCAGCTGCTGGCCGCATGGCGGAGCCTGGGCGCTGCCGACCGGTCTTGGCGGCGTCGTTGGCGATGCGCTGGTGCGCGCGCCAGCGGTGGTGTTCGGTCCGGCCGGCTTCACCTATCGTCTCGTGCTCGGCATCATCCTGTTTGCGGCGATGTGCGCAGCCTTTCTGTTTGCCAGCGGCTGGGGCTCGCGCCCGCGAGATGAAGAGCTGACGCCGATCGAAGACGATGACACCCCCTTCGAGGAAGAAGGGGATCGCGGTTCGGTCCCGCTCGGATGGGTGTATCATGCGCTGATGAGCTTGAAGGCGCGGCTCGGTTGGCTGATGACCGCGGCCTACCGATCACTGGTGTCGAGTTCGCCGCCGCCTCGCAGGGCCTCGTTCGAACGTCGGGAACCAAGCCTCAGCGGCCGCGCCGCCCCGACACTTGCCCCGCGGGAAGAGGAATTCGAGGACGAGGAAGAAGAGGAAGACGAGGAGGAAGAAGCTCCCGCCGCCCGTACCCCGCGCAAGAAACCCGCGCCGCGTGCCTCGGCGCGCAAATCCGACAAGTTCGAACTGCCTTCGGTCTCGATGCTCACGGCGCCCAAGGCGTCGGATCGACAGCCACTCAGCAAGGCCGAACTGGAAGCCAATTCGCGCGCGCTGGAAGGCGTGCTCGGCGACTTTGGCGTCCGCGGCGAGATCGTCAAGGCCAACCCCGGCCCGGTGGTAACACTCTACGAACTCGAACCGGCGCCCGGCATCAAATCCTCGCGCGTCATCGGCCTCGCCGACGATATCGCCCGCTCGATGAGCGCGCTCTCGGCCCGCGTTGCCGTGGTCGCGGGCCGCAACGCCATTGGCATCGAACTGCCGAATGTCCATCGCGAAAAGGTTTATCTGCGCGAATTGCTGACTACCAAGGACAGCAACGAGTCGACGGTGAAGTTGCCGCTCTGCCTCGGCAAGAACATCGGCGGCGAATCCATCATTATCGATCTCGCGCGCACGCCGCATATGCTGATCGCCGGTACCACCGGCTCCGGCAAATCGGTCGCCATCAACACCATGATCCTCAGCCTGGTCTATCGCCTGAGGCCGGATCAGTGCCGCCTGATCATGGTCGACCCCAAGATGCTCGAACTCTCCGTCTATGACGGCATCCCGCATCTGCTGACGCCGGTCGTGACCGATCCGAAGAAGGCGGTGGTCGCGCTGAAATGGGCCGTGCGCGAGATGGAAGAGCGCTACAAGAAAATGGCCAAGCTCGGCGTGCGCAACATCGACGGTTACAACCAGCGCCTCGTCGAAGCCAAGGGCAAGGGCGAGGAGCTGACGCGCACGGTGCATACCGGCTTCGACAAGGAAACCGGCAAGGCGATCTACGAGGAAGAAAAGCTCGAGCTCGAACCGCTGCCCTATATCGTCATTATCGTCGACGAAATGGCCGACCTGATGATGGTGGCCGGCAAGGACATCGAAGGCGCGGTGCAGCGCCTGGCACAGATGGCGCGCGCCGCGGGCCTCCACGTCATCCTCGCCACGCAGCGTCCCTCGGTCGACGTCATCACCGGCACCATCAAGGCGAATTTCCCGACCCGCATCGCCTTCCAGGTCACTTCGAAGATCGACAGCCGCACCATTCTCGGCGAGATGGGGGCCGAGCAGCTGCTTGGCCAGGGCGACATGCTCTATATGGCCGGCGGCGGCCGCATCAGCCGCGTGCACGGTCCCTTTGCTTCCGACGAGGAGGTCGAGAAGGTCGTGCGTCATCTCAAGACGCAGGGCTCACCGGAATATCTGGAAGCGGTCACCGCGGAGGAGCCGTCCGAGGAAGACGGCGCGGTATTCGATTCCACCGGCATGGGCGCCGATGGCGGCGGCGACCTGTTCGCGCAGGCGGTTGCGATCGTCAAGCGCGACCGCAAGGCCTCAACCTCCTACATTCAGCGCCGGCTGCAAATCGGCTATAACCGTGCCGCCTCGCTGATGGAACGAATGGAACAGGAAGGGATCGTCGGACAGGCGAATCACGCCGGTAAACGCGAAATTCTGGTCGAGGAGGAAGAGGGCGGGTTTTAA
- a CDS encoding aminotransferase class I/II-fold pyridoxal phosphate-dependent enzyme, with protein sequence MAMTASSGVAQGAGSAIPAGQAERSPFLRTTELLAPYQPAKPLITLSLGEPQHPVPDFVGPVLAKHIAEFGRYPLAKGIEPFRRAAANWLSTRFQLPRPIDSESEILVLNGSREGLFFAAITAARYVGPRQGRPAILMPNPFYPAYGAGARAAGCELIYLPTTLANGFLPDLDSLDEATLARTVAMFIASPANPQGSVASRDYFTRLKSLADRYGFMILSDECYSEIYTRQAPGSALECAGPDFTNVVAFQSLSKRSNLPGMRVGFAAGDRKFLAAFHELRNVAAPQVPVPLQHVAVAAYSDETHVEENRRLYRIKFDLADQILGSRYGYVRPAGGFCVWLDVSERGGDEATTVRLYRDAGVRVIPGSYLSRLQNDGFNPGAGYIRLALVSDSESTAEALHRLVEILD encoded by the coding sequence ATGGCAATGACCGCCTCTTCCGGCGTGGCGCAGGGCGCTGGCAGTGCAATCCCTGCCGGTCAGGCCGAACGCTCGCCGTTTTTGCGTACGACCGAGCTATTGGCGCCCTATCAGCCGGCCAAGCCATTGATTACGCTGTCCTTGGGCGAGCCGCAGCACCCGGTGCCCGATTTCGTCGGGCCGGTCCTGGCCAAACACATCGCCGAATTCGGCCGCTATCCGCTTGCCAAGGGCATCGAGCCGTTCCGGCGCGCCGCCGCCAATTGGCTTTCGACCCGGTTCCAGCTCCCTCGCCCGATCGACTCCGAGAGCGAAATCCTGGTGCTGAATGGCAGCCGCGAGGGGCTGTTTTTCGCGGCGATCACGGCCGCCCGCTATGTTGGGCCGCGCCAGGGCAGGCCGGCGATCCTGATGCCCAACCCGTTTTATCCGGCCTATGGCGCGGGCGCCCGCGCAGCTGGTTGCGAACTGATCTACCTGCCGACCACGCTCGCCAACGGATTTTTGCCGGATCTCGATTCGCTCGATGAGGCGACGCTGGCCCGAACCGTCGCCATGTTCATCGCCTCGCCCGCCAATCCGCAAGGCTCGGTCGCCTCGCGCGACTACTTCACGCGGCTGAAGAGCCTCGCCGACCGCTACGGTTTCATGATCCTGAGCGACGAGTGCTATTCGGAAATCTACACCAGGCAGGCGCCGGGCAGCGCGCTGGAATGCGCCGGACCCGATTTCACCAACGTCGTTGCGTTCCAGTCGCTGTCGAAACGCTCGAACCTGCCGGGCATGCGCGTCGGCTTTGCCGCCGGAGACCGGAAATTTCTCGCGGCCTTTCACGAATTGCGCAACGTCGCCGCACCGCAGGTGCCGGTGCCGCTGCAGCACGTCGCGGTCGCCGCCTATAGCGATGAAACCCATGTCGAAGAGAACCGCAGGCTCTACCGCATCAAGTTCGATCTCGCCGACCAGATTCTCGGCAGCCGCTACGGCTATGTGCGGCCCGCCGGCGGCTTTTGCGTCTGGCTCGACGTATCCGAGCGCGGCGGTGATGAGGCGACGACGGTGAGACTTTATCGGGACGCAGGCGTCCGCGTGATCCCAGGAAGTTATCTGTCGCGGCTGCAGAACGACGGCTTCAATCCCGGCGCGGGCTACATCCGCCTCGCACTGGTCTCCGATAGTGAATCAACCGCCGAGGCGTTGCACCGGCTGGTCGAAATTCTGGATTAA
- a CDS encoding DUF4339 domain-containing protein, with protein sequence MSNRSWFYAANGQQQGPYPEVQLRDLITRGAVGADTLVWTEGMSGWQRAGEIPGLVPGGSGPPAFAQPGGPPQTAGSYAAGSYSGGPLSIDFGILEFVWRSLVLVIGLIFIIPGPWVLVWYAKWIVPCVQVPGRPNLGFEGEPMTIVPWYFGAAVVFIGVGLIGIEWLSNLLNIAQLVLYWLFLKWFIANLSSNGQPLGLSFSGSVWAYIGWSILAVISIITIVGWAWVYVAWLRWFCRNIEGTRREVLFIGSGLEFLWRAIVAVIGFFFIIPIPWVYRWMSQWLASQTVLAERGATVNA encoded by the coding sequence ATGTCGAACCGATCGTGGTTTTATGCAGCCAACGGCCAGCAACAGGGCCCTTATCCGGAGGTCCAGCTTCGTGATCTCATTACCCGGGGGGCCGTTGGAGCGGATACGCTGGTATGGACCGAGGGGATGTCGGGCTGGCAGCGGGCGGGAGAAATCCCCGGCCTGGTGCCCGGCGGTTCGGGGCCGCCGGCCTTCGCGCAGCCCGGTGGCCCGCCACAAACGGCTGGAAGCTATGCCGCCGGAAGCTATAGCGGAGGCCCGCTGTCGATTGATTTCGGAATCCTTGAGTTTGTCTGGCGTAGCCTCGTACTCGTGATCGGCCTCATCTTCATCATTCCGGGACCGTGGGTCCTCGTGTGGTACGCCAAATGGATCGTTCCGTGTGTCCAGGTGCCAGGACGGCCGAACCTCGGCTTCGAAGGCGAGCCGATGACGATCGTTCCCTGGTATTTCGGAGCTGCCGTCGTTTTCATTGGGGTTGGCCTGATCGGCATTGAGTGGCTCAGCAATTTGCTGAACATCGCTCAGCTCGTTCTCTACTGGCTTTTCCTGAAATGGTTTATCGCGAACCTTTCGTCCAACGGGCAGCCGCTCGGGCTCAGCTTCTCCGGCTCGGTCTGGGCCTATATCGGATGGTCCATTCTGGCTGTGATCTCCATCATCACGATTGTCGGCTGGGCCTGGGTCTACGTCGCCTGGCTGCGATGGTTTTGCCGAAACATCGAGGGCACGCGGCGTGAAGTCCTCTTCATCGGCAGCGGACTGGAGTTTCTGTGGCGCGCGATCGTGGCTGTGATCGGCTTCTTCTTCATCATCCCGATACCTTGGGTATATCGGTGGATGTCGCAGTGGCTGGCGTCGCAGACTGTTTTGGCGGAGCGCGGCGCGACGGTGAACGCGTAA
- a CDS encoding DUF4240 domain-containing protein → MDETGFWEIVQDANDAAGGDMVRKCNVLKQKISALPAADAIEFAQQFDAMMGKAYSHTLWGAAYVINGGCSDDTFDDFCSSLISRGRQAFERALSNPDSLADEPDDDEDWFYEGYQYAVTDGVVAAAGDRPQRRMPDQPEGTEWQDEDELDVLLPKLSAKFGWLTGRTA, encoded by the coding sequence ATGGACGAAACCGGTTTCTGGGAAATCGTTCAGGATGCGAATGACGCTGCAGGCGGCGACATGGTACGGAAATGCAACGTGCTGAAGCAAAAAATCTCGGCCCTGCCTGCGGCGGACGCGATTGAATTTGCGCAACAGTTCGACGCTATGATGGGCAAGGCCTATAGCCATACATTGTGGGGCGCGGCTTACGTCATTAACGGCGGGTGCAGCGACGATACTTTCGACGATTTTTGCTCCTCATTGATTTCCCGGGGGCGTCAGGCATTCGAGCGTGCCTTGTCGAACCCCGATTCGCTCGCCGACGAACCTGACGATGACGAGGATTGGTTCTACGAAGGCTATCAATACGCCGTAACCGACGGCGTCGTAGCGGCTGCCGGCGATCGCCCGCAACGGAGAATGCCGGATCAACCCGAGGGGACCGAGTGGCAGGACGAGGACGAGCTGGACGTCCTGCTTCCAAAGCTCAGCGCGAAATTTGGATGGCTCACGGGTCGAACCGCGTGA
- the tesB gene encoding acyl-CoA thioesterase II: MSKGLIDLISILDLEQLEVNLFRGNSPKTSWQRVFGGQVIGQAMVAACRTVEGRLPHSIHCYFILPGDPQIPIIYQVERLRDGKSYSTRRVTAIQHGNAIFSIMVSFHAEEEGAFNHQDTMPDVPPPEKLTAEEVSKQPMFKEMPEFIRRYYESDRPIELRPVELGRYFGQKIDDGRIHVWIRTAAKLPDDPALHLCALAYASDFSLLDAVMARYGRTLFDKRMMPASLDHAMWFHRPFRADEWLLYAQDSPSAQDGRGLTRGLIFKPDGTLVASVAQEGSVRQRK; the protein is encoded by the coding sequence ATGTCCAAAGGCCTGATTGACCTGATTTCCATCCTCGATCTCGAGCAGCTCGAGGTGAACCTGTTCCGGGGCAACAGCCCGAAGACAAGCTGGCAGCGGGTGTTCGGCGGCCAGGTGATCGGCCAGGCGATGGTCGCGGCATGCCGCACCGTCGAGGGGCGCCTGCCGCATTCGATCCATTGTTATTTCATCCTGCCCGGCGATCCGCAGATCCCGATCATCTACCAGGTCGAACGCCTGCGCGACGGCAAGAGCTATTCGACCCGCCGCGTGACCGCGATCCAGCACGGCAACGCGATCTTCTCGATCATGGTGTCATTCCATGCGGAAGAGGAAGGCGCGTTCAACCATCAGGACACGATGCCGGATGTTCCGCCGCCGGAAAAACTCACGGCAGAAGAAGTATCGAAGCAGCCGATGTTCAAGGAGATGCCGGAGTTCATTCGCCGCTATTACGAATCCGACCGGCCGATCGAGCTGCGCCCGGTCGAACTCGGCCGCTATTTCGGCCAGAAGATCGACGACGGCCGCATCCATGTCTGGATCCGCACCGCGGCCAAACTGCCCGACGATCCGGCGCTGCATTTGTGCGCGCTGGCCTATGCGTCGGATTTTTCGCTGCTCGATGCCGTGATGGCGCGCTATGGCCGCACGCTGTTCGACAAGCGGATGATGCCGGCGAGCCTCGACCATGCGATGTGGTTTCACCGGCCATTCCGCGCCGACGAGTGGCTGCTCTATGCGCAGGACTCGCCGAGCGCGCAAGACGGCCGCGGGTTGACCCGCGGCCTGATCTTCAAGCCTGACGGCACGCTGGTGGCGTCGGTCGCCCAAGAGGGCTCGGTGCGACAGCGCAAGTGA
- a CDS encoding P-II family nitrogen regulator translates to MKIVMAIIKPFKLEEVRDALTAIGVHGLTVTEVKGYGRQKGHTEIYRGAEYAVSFLPKIKIEVAVASDQVDKTIDAITSAAKTGQIGDGKIFVINLDHAVRIRTGEADAAAL, encoded by the coding sequence ATGAAAATTGTTATGGCGATCATCAAGCCATTCAAACTCGAAGAAGTCCGCGACGCCCTGACCGCCATTGGCGTTCACGGCCTCACGGTGACGGAAGTCAAAGGCTACGGCCGGCAGAAGGGCCACACCGAAATCTATCGCGGCGCCGAATATGCCGTGAGCTTCCTGCCCAAGATCAAGATCGAGGTCGCCGTCGCCTCCGACCAGGTCGACAAGACCATCGACGCCATCACATCCGCTGCCAAGACCGGACAGATCGGCGACGGCAAGATCTTCGTCATCAACCTCGACCATGCGGTTCGCATCCGCACCGGTGAGGCGGATGCCGCGGCCCTCTGA
- a CDS encoding ammonium transporter, with product MTFKRPYSAGLAALAVGLFAATAAYAEPTVNKGDNAWMLTSTVLVLLMTIPGLALFYGGLVRSKNMLSVLMQVFYTVCIVVVLWVLYGYSLAFTGGSDFIGGFSKAFLMGVTTDSKVATFSVDANISELVYVCFQMTFAAITPALIVGAFAERMKFAAIALFIPLWVTLIYFPIAHMVWYWPGPDAISDAAKALAAAADGAAKTAAQAKLDEINADAGWIFKKGALDFAGGTVVHINAGIAGLVGALLIGKRVGYGKDLMAPHSLTMTMIGASLLWVGWFGFNAGSNLEASGGAALAMTNSFVATAAAALAWMFAEWIVKGHPSVLGALSGAVAGLVAVTPAAGYSGPMGAIVLGLVVGIVCLFFCTVVKNSLGYDDSLDVFGVHCIGGIVGALGTGILVNPALGGTGVMDYVAGKVGEYDFVAQMTSQLWGVCTTLVWSGIGSAIIYKVVDVIVGLRVNVETEREGLDVTEHTERAYNM from the coding sequence ATGACGTTTAAACGTCCCTATAGCGCGGGACTGGCGGCCCTCGCAGTCGGCTTGTTCGCCGCGACCGCGGCCTACGCCGAACCGACCGTCAATAAGGGCGACAACGCCTGGATGCTGACGTCGACAGTGCTGGTGCTGTTGATGACCATCCCCGGCCTGGCGCTGTTCTATGGCGGTCTCGTCCGTTCCAAGAACATGCTCTCGGTCCTGATGCAGGTCTTCTACACCGTCTGCATCGTCGTCGTGCTCTGGGTACTCTACGGCTACAGCCTCGCCTTCACCGGCGGCTCCGACTTCATCGGCGGCTTCTCGAAGGCCTTCCTGATGGGCGTGACCACCGATTCGAAGGTGGCTACCTTCAGCGTCGACGCCAATATCTCCGAGCTGGTCTATGTCTGCTTCCAGATGACCTTCGCGGCGATCACTCCCGCGCTGATCGTCGGCGCCTTCGCCGAGCGCATGAAGTTCGCGGCGATCGCGCTGTTCATCCCGCTCTGGGTCACGCTGATCTATTTCCCGATCGCCCACATGGTCTGGTACTGGCCCGGCCCGGATGCGATCTCGGATGCGGCCAAGGCACTTGCCGCGGCGGCTGACGGTGCGGCGAAGACCGCGGCGCAGGCCAAGCTCGACGAGATCAACGCCGATGCCGGCTGGATCTTCAAGAAGGGCGCGCTGGACTTCGCCGGCGGCACCGTGGTGCACATCAACGCCGGTATCGCCGGTCTCGTCGGTGCGCTCCTGATCGGCAAGCGCGTCGGCTACGGCAAGGATCTGATGGCTCCGCACTCCCTGACCATGACCATGATCGGCGCTTCGCTGCTCTGGGTCGGCTGGTTCGGCTTCAACGCCGGATCGAACCTTGAGGCTTCCGGCGGTGCAGCGCTCGCCATGACCAACTCCTTCGTTGCGACCGCAGCGGCGGCGTTGGCCTGGATGTTCGCTGAATGGATCGTCAAGGGTCATCCTTCCGTGCTCGGCGCGCTGTCGGGCGCAGTGGCCGGCCTCGTCGCGGTCACCCCCGCAGCCGGTTACTCCGGTCCGATGGGTGCGATCGTGCTCGGCCTCGTGGTCGGCATCGTCTGCCTGTTCTTCTGCACCGTGGTGAAGAACTCGCTCGGCTATGACGACTCGCTCGACGTGTTCGGCGTCCACTGCATCGGCGGCATCGTCGGCGCGCTGGGCACCGGCATTCTGGTTAATCCCGCCCTCGGCGGCACCGGCGTGATGGACTACGTCGCCGGCAAGGTCGGCGAGTACGACTTCGTCGCCCAGATGACCTCGCAGCTCTGGGGCGTCTGCACCACGCTGGTGTGGTCGGGCATCGGTTCGGCGATCATCTACAAGGTGGTCGACGTGATCGTCGGCCTGCGCGTCAACGTCGAGACCGAGCGTGAAGGCCTCGACGTCACCGAGCACACCGAGCGCGCCTACAACATGTAA